From Blattabacterium cuenoti:
GTAAAAATAATTTCTGAATCATTTTTGGCATGAATAAATTTTTGAATTTTTTTTCTAACTAATTCTACCTGTAGAGTAGATTCTTGACTAAGAAAATGTGTTGCTCGATGAACATTAGAATTAATTTTAGTATAATAATTTTGAGATGCTTTAATAACTTTTAAAGGTTTTTGAGTCGTAGCCGCATTATCTATATAAACTAAAGGATTTGAATATATTTTTTTTTTTAAAATTGGAAATTGATTTCTAATTTCTTGAATTTGTTTTTCTGAAAACATATAATTATTATAAATATATATTTAATTTTTTTTTTATTATTTTATAAATAAAATTTTTTAATTTTAAAATATTCATATTTTTTAATATTTCTTCTAAAAAAGAAAGTAATAATAAAATTCTACTTTCTTTTTCAGAAATACCTCTTGATTGTAGATAAAATAATTCATTTTCAGAACAATTTCCTATTGTACATCCATGTGAACATTTTACATTATTTGAAAAAATTTCTAATTGAGGTTTAACATAGATAATAGCTTTATCTGAAAGAAGTATATTATTATTTTTTTGAAAAGCATTAATATTTTTAACATATTTATTAACAAATATTTTACCATTAAAAATACTTGTAGATTCATCCCATAAAATATTTTTATATAATTGAAAACTATAAGAATTTGAATATAAATGATCTATTAAAGTTTGATGAGATACAAATTGTTTTTTGGATAAAAGAGAAATTCCATATAAATAAGAATATGTATTTTTTCCATGTGAATAAAAATTTAAATTATTTTTAATATTTTTTCCTTTTAAAGAAAAAGTATAAATTGAGCATTTACTATGACTATTTTGTTTGATAGATGTATTATCTATCAAATTTAAATCATTTATATCATTTTGAATTTTATAATAATCTATTTGACTATTATTACTAGCATAAATTTCACTTACAGAATTATTAAATAATAAATGTTTTTTTAAACATTGATGATGTTCAATTATTTTTACATAAGAAGATTTTCCTACTATAATTAAATTTCTAGGATAGAATAGAATTTTTGATACTTTTCCTGTAAAAATATATATTATTTCTATTGGTTTTTCTAAAATAACATTATCAGGAATATTAATATAAACTCCATCTTTTGAAAAGATAGTATTTAAAATTTTAAAAACATCATATTTATATGATAATTTTCCATAAAAATTTTTTATTATTTCTTCTTTTTGTGATGCAATATTAGATAAAACAATTTTTTTATTTTTCTTATATGTATTATTATAAGAAAGACAAGGATTATATTGTCCATCAATAAAAATTAAAAGAAAAGATTGTTTATTATTTATAATAAATTTTTTAATCAAATGATATTCTAATTTATTTATTTTATTTTTAGAATAAAAATGATAATTTTTATTAAAAAATGACTCAATTTTTGGATTTATCCATTTTTCTTCTTTATATGATAATCCTTTTTTTATAAAAAGATCAATAGATTTACGTCTTAAATTAGATATATAAAATGATTCTCCTTCATAATTTTTTTCAGAAAAAAAAGAAAGAATTTTATCTATTAAAAACATTAATTAATATTTTATTTTTTTTTAATCCAATCATATCCTTTTTTTTCTAATTTACTAGATAATTTTTGATTTCCTGATTGAACAATTTTTCCATTATATAAAATATGTACAATATAATCTGATAATAAATAATCTAAAAATCTTTTATAATGAGTAATAATTAAAATAGAATTTTTATTATTTTTTAATACATTAATAACTTTTGATACAATTCGTAAAGAATCTATATCTAAACCAGAATCTACTTCATCTAAAATAGATAATAAAGGATCTAACATAGACATTTGAAATATTTCATTTATTTTTTTTTCTCCTCCTGAAAAGCCCTCATTTAAAGATCTATATAAAAAATTTTTTTCCATTTTTAATTGAATAGATTTTTCTTTCATTGTAAAAAGTATTTCTTTCGCAGACATTTTATCTAATCCTCGTGATTTTCTAGATTCATTAATTGCTGTTCTAATAAAATTAATCACAGAAATTCCAGGTATTTCTATAGGATTTTGAAAAGATTGAAAAATTCCTAAATGAGCACGTTTTTCAGGAGAAAAATTTTTTAAATTTTTATTTTTAAAATAAATATTTCCTTCAGTTATATCATATTCTTTTTTTCCAGTTATTACAGAAGCTAATGTACTTTTTCCAGATCCATTTGGTCCCATTAGAACATGAATTTCTCCTGATTTAATTTTTAAATTAACTCCTTTAAGAATTTTTTTTTCTTTTACAGAAACATGTAAATTATCTATACTTAACATAGTTAATTATTATTTATCCAACAGATCCTTCTAAAGAAATTTCTAAAAGTTTTTGAGCTTCTATTGAAAATTCCATAGGTAATTTTTTTAAAACTTCATTACTAAATCCATAAACAATAAGAGAGATTGCTTTTTCTGTATTAATTCCCCTTTGATTACAATAAAATATTTGATCTTCTCCTATTTTTGAAGTAGAAGCTTCATGTTCTACTCTAGATGTAGAGTTATATACATTGATATATGGAAAAGTATGTGCTCCACATTCATTCCCTATTAATAAAGAATCACATTGAGAAAAATTTCTTGATTTTTTTGCTGTAGAAAAAATTTTTACTAATCCTCTATAATTATTATTTGCTTTCCCCGCAGATATACCTTTAGATATAATTACACTTTTAGTTTTTTTTCCAATATGAATC
This genomic window contains:
- the sufD gene encoding Fe-S cluster assembly protein SufD; the protein is MFLIDKILSFFSEKNYEGESFYISNLRRKSIDLFIKKGLSYKEEKWINPKIESFFNKNYHFYSKNKINKLEYHLIKKFIINNKQSFLLIFIDGQYNPCLSYNNTYKKNKKIVLSNIASQKEEIIKNFYGKLSYKYDVFKILNTIFSKDGVYINIPDNVILEKPIEIIYIFTGKVSKILFYPRNLIIVGKSSYVKIIEHHQCLKKHLLFNNSVSEIYASNNSQIDYYKIQNDINDLNLIDNTSIKQNSHSKCSIYTFSLKGKNIKNNLNFYSHGKNTYSYLYGISLLSKKQFVSHQTLIDHLYSNSYSFQLYKNILWDESTSIFNGKIFVNKYVKNINAFQKNNNILLSDKAIIYVKPQLEIFSNNVKCSHGCTIGNCSENELFYLQSRGISEKESRILLLLSFLEEILKNMNILKLKNFIYKIIKKKLNIYL
- the sufC gene encoding Fe-S cluster assembly ATPase SufC, which gives rise to MLSIDNLHVSVKEKKILKGVNLKIKSGEIHVLMGPNGSGKSTLASVITGKKEYDITEGNIYFKNKNLKNFSPEKRAHLGIFQSFQNPIEIPGISVINFIRTAINESRKSRGLDKMSAKEILFTMKEKSIQLKMEKNFLYRSLNEGFSGGEKKINEIFQMSMLDPLLSILDEVDSGLDIDSLRIVSKVINVLKNNKNSILIITHYKRFLDYLLSDYIVHILYNGKIVQSGNQKLSSKLEKKGYDWIKKK